Genomic DNA from Manis pentadactyla isolate mManPen7 chromosome 14, mManPen7.hap1, whole genome shotgun sequence:
agatgtggtacatatacacaatggaatattattcagccataagaagaaaacaaatcctatcatttgcaacaacatggatggagctggaggactttatgctcaatgaaataagccaggcagagaaagacaagtatcaaatgatttccctcatctgtggagtataagaacaaagaaaaaactgaaggaacaaaacagcagcagactcacagaacccaagaatggactaacagttaccaaagagaaagagactgggcagggtgggtgggaagggagggataagaggaataagggggcattatgattagcacacataacgtagggtgggggcacggggaatgcagtaaagcacagagaagacaatagtgcctctacagcatcttactacactgatggacagtgactgcaatggggcatggggggtgaactcgataatatggatgaatgtagtaaccacattgtttttcatgtgaaaccttcataagagtgtatatcgataataccttaataaaaataaaaataactaatcATGTCTCAAGTGGAAAAGTAGCAGTTATCTGAAGACATCACTGAACCAAAACACTCAACAGTGTCTGTGGTTGGTGCTGTGTTCTATACACCGCATAGAACACAAAGGAAACAAGTTCAAGACAAGGCACAGGGATGCagtccaagaaagaaaaagagaacagtgTTGTGACATTTCTTTTGCTAGCTGAACAGATAGATGATGTGCTGTGTTTTTCACATTAAATGGAATTGTTATTACAAGTACAAGTTTTTACTAGGAGAGTTACAATATAAATTAAGACCTGAAACTTGCCTTGTGTTTTGTAAAATCAACCAGGACATAATTGAATAATGGAAGTGACTTGGGACCTAAAAAATGTACCTCATTTGCATCTCTCATTCCTCTTAAATCTAAACTAAGGATTAAAAGAGATGTACAGGACGTGCAGTTAGGCCACACTTTCTCAGATCtcacaccaaaagcacaaacaactcaccaaaatagataagcttaTCAAGTTAAACACTGTACTTCAAAGGACCTCCACAAGAAAGTAGATGACCTACACAATGAGACAAGTTTCTTGAAATCATGTATCTGAGACATTACtagtgtccagaatatataatgaactctcaTAAttgaacaacaaaaagacaacccaatcaAAAAGCAAAGGGTCTAAGTAGATATTGCTTCAAAGAGGATACACAGATAgtcaataagcatgtgaaaagctGTTCAACATCTTTGACcactagagaaatacaaatcaaaagcacactgaaataccacctcacacccattaggatgctCAGGATAAAAAATGATCACCATGAGAACTTTTGTTGAGGCTATGGAAAATTGCAACCCAATATACCTCTGATGGGAAGATAAAAAGAGTTTGAAAAACTCTTTCTCAAAAGGTGAAACATGAGGGAGAGCAAGTCTACAACTAGGTAATCTCTCCAAGGGAAATGGAAACACAAATCCAAACAAAAACTGGTATACAAATGTTCACAGAAACATTACTCAAAAGggccaaaaagtgaaaacaattcCAATGTCCACCAGCTGATAAGTGGATAGACTCTAGGTGATATGGCTACATCATGCACTATGATTCAGCCATGAAAATGGATCAGGAGGTGTGCtggaacatggatgaacctggaaacATCATGCTGAGTCAACAAAATAAAGACGAGATTGCAGGATTGTATTGTATTGTAGGATTCCACTCATATGTCATGTCCAGAACAGACAAATCAAGAGAGACAGCTGATCCATAGTGGCCTGGGGATGAGGTGGTGGCATGGCAGTGATTGCAAATGGGTTACTTATTAATAACTCTCCGTCACAGCACTTGAATTGAGaatcagttttacttttttttgttaattCCTATCTGCTCTCCATAAATGTATTAAAACGTTTTCCGACTTCAACTGAATTTTTAAGCCACTTGACCTTTTTTTTCCGCCCTTATCATACCGATATATTTGGAtccatactcttttttttttttaacatttaaaaagttgCTTTAATACTTTTAGAGAACTATAGGAATacgaaagaaaaaaatttaaattcttgCACTGTTTACAATTAGAGAGTTCtaagacattaaaaatatttttctctttaactcATGTAGTAATAATGTGCAGGAAAGGATGAGAGATTTTTGTTATGCAGGCAAACCATTGTACTTCAGACTGAAATTACTTTTGAATTTGTTACTTTCcctctaaaaagaaaacagaaataagataATCCTGTGAAACTAATAAACCATCCTCAAATGTTTCCTTTTCATACAAGAACTTCTAAGCAATCCCACTACTGTGTGTGGGTGGGTATCTTTCCTTCACTCTTCTTCTAGATTGGCTGACGTTAGCTAGAGAAGATCTCAGGGGAAGGGCACTCGTAAATGAAGAGGCATACATCTCCTCTGAAGGCAGTTCTGTCTGTGTACTTTTCTTCTCACTGTCAAATTAGCCCCAAGAAGGAATCAAACTCGATGATGCCTTGGTTCTGGACTTCTGGTctcctccgaagttatcccggatgaGCCTCCAAAGATgctgctggggttcttgttcacgaagccaaagaatgagcttcacaaacactcaaggtaggagagcaaggtacaggcttttatttagagataaagtgaaaggacagagttcctggctcacaccaggagaggacaagagagtcccGGATTCATACTCTTTTAAAACCTAATCCTTTCTAGAATCTTACTCCTTTCTGCACAACGCGTTTTCACGCAAGCAGCCCCTGGATAGGCGCGAGGGCGTCCGCGGATTCTGTAGGAGACCGGCGCTCCTAGGTCGCCAGGACGCCGTCGTGCGCAAAGccttctgggaaatgtagttccaAGGCGCTCTCCTGCGCACGCGCTCTCGTACAGCCTTGGCGCTTTAAGGTTGTGCCCCTTCTCTTTGTCCTCCGCCGGCACGCTAGAAGCGAGTATGCGCGCGCCTGCGTGTCGGCGTGCCCGTGTGCGCGCGCCCCCAGCTACGCCGGAATCCCGAGGACCAGCTCGCACCTCACCGAGGCCTGCGGAAGTCCAGTCACGTGGCTTCCGGCTTCTTGTCTGAGGTTGCTGGCTTGGGGTCGGGATGGGAGTTTTGGGCGTTCGGGGACTAGGCTCGGGGCAGCGGGGGCCGTGTCTGGGCTGCAGGCTTTGCGGCCTGCGGGCGCCCGCGCGTTGGTCGGCGGAAGCGGGGGTTTCGGGGTTGGGGAGTAGCGGGGGAGTATTTTGTGGGTTTGGGCAGCCGTAGCGGGGAAGTACTGTGGGGGTCTGGGCGGCCCAGCCGATCTGGGGGCTCAGGGCGCGGCGCACAGGCCCCGGTTCTCCGGGGACGCCGGGGCTCCCGGTCCAGACTGGCTTCGCGTTTAAGGAGAGGAAGAAGCGGGTGGGACCGTGGGCGAGCAACCGGTGGGGTGTGCGCCGCGGAGGCCCGCCGGGCCTTTTCCTGAGGGTGGCGCTGCTCCTCAGCGCCTGCTGTGCGTCCTAATCTCTTGAGGTTCCCTTTCAGCTTGAGTTTTGAAGGCGGAGCTCTCCTCCTGCATCTCTGGATGTCTTTGGCTGCCAGCCTAGCTCCGTCCCCGCTGAAGGGCTGGGACCCCATGGCTGG
This window encodes:
- the LOC130680536 gene encoding apidaecins type 73-like, which codes for MGSQPFSGDGARLAAKDIQRCRRRAPPSKLKLKGNLKRLGRTAGAEEQRHPQEKARRASAAHTPPVARPRSHPLLPLLKREASLDREPRRPRRTGACAPRPEPPDRLGRPDPHSTSPLRLPKPTKYSPATPQPRNPRFRRPTRGRPQAAKPAAQTRPPLPRA